A window of Clostridium taeniosporum genomic DNA:
CAATACTCATTAAAGATTTTAAAAGTCCAATTGTAATGTCATCTTTATTTACTGCATATATCAACTTACAATTAAAATAGTTATTAAATACTATTTTTTACTCAATGGAAAGAATGATTAATGCCATTACTATTAGCTTATTATATTATTAAAATTAATTACTACTTTCGGTAAACTTTATACTAAAATATTAAGATATTTATAAAACTATTCTTTTACTCCAGTATCACCAACCCCTTTCATAAACCACCTTTGGGCGATTACAAACAATATTAATAAAGGTAATATTGTTATTGTACTTGCAGCCATAACTTGTGGCCACTTTATTCCATAAGCTCCACCCTCAATAAAAAATTGCCTAAGTCCTGATGAAACTAAAAACTTTTCTGGACTTTTTAATATTAATGATGGATACATATAGTCGTTATAATACGTAACAAAATTTATTAATATTAAAGTTATAAATGTTGGTTTAGTTATTGGAAATACAATTTTCCATAATATTTTAAAATGAGAAGCACCATCTATTCTTGCTGCCTCTATCAAACTTTTATTAACTTGTAAAAATGATTGTCTCAATAAAAATATTCCAAATATACTAACTATATTACTTATTATTAATCCACTAAATGTATCTATTAAATTTAGATCTGAAAGTAATATATAACA
This region includes:
- a CDS encoding carbohydrate ABC transporter permease is translated as MIERKVYKDNDIYLDDIKGGLNKKIILHKRLLLSIVKYFFIVLASITAFFPFLWMVSSALKVKDEIFAFPPKLIPSDPQWSNFIEVFRQYPFGQYMFNSFFTSFIEVALQVFTAAMIAYALTLLEFKGKKLLFGIIMSMYMLPSAVTYVPCYILLSDLNLIDTFSGLIISNIVSIFGIFLLRQSFLQVNKSLIEAARIDGASHFKILWKIVFPITKPTFITLILINFVTYYNDYMYPSLILKSPEKFLVSSGLRQFFIEGGAYGIKWPQVMAASTITILPLLILFVIAQRWFMKGVGDTGVKE